A segment of the Besnoitia besnoiti strain Bb-Ger1 chromosome Unknown contig00108, whole genome shotgun sequence genome:
ggtttcgagaacacaccaaatttccatgagtctattccgggcacacctcgtcttttatcggtgtgctctcaatctaaattcatcttataactttggtttcttagttgcaattacctttgtactccaaataattacaggtatcactttagcgttccgatatacttctgaagcatcttgtgcatttgctagtgttcaacatctagttagagaggtagcagcaggatgggaatttaggatgttgcatgcaacaactgcttctttcgtcttcttgtgtatcttaatacacatgtctcgaggtatgtataactccagctatagttatttaactactgcttggatgtctggtttagttttatatctacttactatagccactgctttcctcggttatgtactaccatggggacagatgagtttctggggtgctacagtcattactaatctcctttctccaataccatatttagtaccttggttactcggtggatactatgtatctgatgtaacattaaaacgattctttgtattgcactttatattaccttttgtaggttgcattctaattgtattacacatcttctatttacatttaaatggttctagtaaccctgcaggtattgattccgcacttaaagtagccttctatcctcatatgttaatgaccgatgctaaatgtctatcctatctaattggtttaattttcttacaaacggcttttggtttgattgaattatcgcacccagataactccataccagtgaaccggtttgtaactccgcttcatatcgtacctgaatggtactttttagcatattatgcggtgttaaaagtaatcccatccaaaaccggtggtttgttagtatttatgttatcaacatgtcaatgaaatatcaacaacgatgaaacttatttggttaacataacaacatagaaggtaaagctggattacgttcaaactttacactggatacgtttcaatgttaacttactaaataccatggagcgaagagaatctaatatgtaactccgttcatggaaatcaaagagctttcactgattgtatttatgaaacgtgattagttcacctagccaacacgatccggttgtttgggaataatatccctatttaaggga
Coding sequences within it:
- a CDS encoding cytochrome b (encoded by transcript BESB_015670), coding for MKLIWLTLTTIEGITLAFRYTSEASCAFASVQHLVREVAAGWEFRMLHATTASFVFLCILIHMSRGMYNSSYSYLTTAWMSGLVLYLLTIATAFLGYVLPWGQMSFWGATVITNLLSPIPYLVPWLLGGYYVSDVTLKRFFVLHFILPFVGCILIVLHIFYLHLNGSSNPAGIDSALKVAFYPHMLMTDAKCLSYLIGLIFLQTAFGLIELSHPDNSIPVNRFVTPLHIVPEWYFLAYYAVLKVIPSKTGGLLVFMLSTCQ